The sequence below is a genomic window from Lampris incognitus isolate fLamInc1 chromosome 18, fLamInc1.hap2, whole genome shotgun sequence.
ggaccttctagctgtgaggcgacagcgctaaccacttgcCGTCatgctgcacgcacacacacacacacacacacacacacacacacacacacacacacacacacacacatatatatatatatataggctttAACTCAATTGTAAGGCCACCCCATAGGAAGAATGCTggcttcttttgggggggggggtctcaaagGGTATCCAAGACACCTCATAATTTGCATCCCATAGTAGATACTTGTGAATACAGTACAAATAAATGTTTATTGGTTGGGTGGAGTGATGAGTGGCAGGAGGCCGGGTGTGTTTAAAGCTGGAGACGTGGCGATTCACCTCTGGTTCAGATTGTAATCCTGTACTGTCTGTCCATTGACATAAGGTTAACTGGAAATCTTCAATACTACATCACAAagagggtggtggtgggtggtggtgggagggggggtggCATTTCATCCAAAACAGGATACCTAGCAtaacaacttttttctttttctttgaaaGAGGCCGGGTTAGCCAATGTTTAACTTACGTACGAGACTCGTTTGGCAGAGCGTATGCAGGCATGTGTGCAAAACATGGTTTTCAGGTTCGATTGCGCTTGAAATCCGTCTGATTCGTGTTTTCCCTCAGTAAACAGTTGACTCCAGACAAAGAAAGTCACTTGCTTCTTGAATGACAGAGAACGTTTGTGTGTTTACACGTGATGTCCCCCTCCTGATTTGTGCGTTCAGGGTGAATAAACAATGTCTGTCATTGACTTTCAACAACAGCCGCATTGCTTTTCCTCAGCGCTCCCTTAGCGGGACAGCTACTCGGGGCCATGAGTCGTTTTTACATGAATAATAAAACCTTACTAGTTGGGCGAACGCAGCTCCTACGGCCGGCCGTCCGATCAACCGGTAAGGTTGTCGTTACTATAAAACCAATAAACACCGTTGTTATTATAACTACTGCAAAAGTTGTGTCGTATGTAATGTAGAATGACAACAAAGTGAATCAAACGTTGATGTGTGCAAgtcagatgcccccccccccggaggtcTGTCGTCCAACCTACTAATAAAGTTGCCATCAATAAGGCTGTTGTCACAATAAACAACCGCAGCGGTTTATCGGCTGGGCCGGCCTTCGGAGGTATCTGACTTGGACACGGCAACGTTTGATTAACTTTGTTGTCATTCCGCATTAGACGCAACACACAATTCCTCTGAGGGAAGTCTTCAGCCCGAGCCACAGCAGGCCTCCGGCTGGGGGCCGCGCAACAACAACACTATTGACGGTTATAAGGGAACGTTGTAAACGACGTAGTAGTAATCAAACAAACAAGAGATACATCTTGTGACAGGAATGAAAGGGCGTGCAGAGAAGGCCCTCCGGCAAGTCTTCCCTCGGACGGCCCACCGTTTGGAGCACACATGCCGTAAAtgacagaagaaagaaagaaagaaaagaagaaaaaccaGGCTGCACAAGCGCCCATATCCACTGTGATTCATCCCGCGTTATCGGGATGACTCTAAGTTGAGTTGGCTGTGCAAAAAGTTAATCTTTCTTAATCTTGTTTACTCAGCGTGGCAGTCATTGACATCATGTGGATGCTATTTACGAGGATTAAATGCTTTATTTAATCAATGCCACGATAAGACGCCCACTCTGTTTGAGTCGTCAGCAGTCCTCCACAGAGGAGGGACTATTGGACTTTGCCTCAGACAGCCGAGGTGGCAGGCTGAGCAGCAAGGGTCAAACTTGTGTCGCtctcccccccccgtcccccccccgccccctgcaCGCGTCTGATCGAACGTTGAAGCCCGGGCGTCTTGTCCAATGAGATCAGAGCCCCCCTCGCGTTTCTCCGGGGGGGACTATAAGAGGCCTGCCCGCTGTACAGCAAGGCACCATCCGGTCCACGTTGTTCCCCACGACACAGGTGAGTCTCTCTCCTCTCCGGTGGTCGGTCTTTCTCCTGCAGGTTTTGAAATTCTCCATAACCTCTATTTTCAGCTTGTTAAACTCAGGTGTGAATTGCATAAGGAATAAgctgcttttttcttcttctttctttctaaaAAAACAGCCTCGGTCCAAATCATTTCATGTTAGTCAAAATGACAGCCGACATTAATTTAACTTTTAATTGTTCCCTCGATATATTGATTTACCGTTCAAGCTGTCGCGAATGAAACGAGGATTTGAATTTACTATTAAAGATGACAAAGCGACCAGCTCGTGAACTCGTGGACGTGCCTCATCGCAAAGCTGCTGTTTATTTGTCCGGCGCGCGCTGGCAGCGGTGCACGTGACTGTTGAATAATCGGGAACTCATTATCTTTTGGCCGTGGCACGAGAGGGAACACGCTAGTTTAGACAGATGGTGCGTTAACGTCAAGGCTGATTTTTGTCTCCCAAGGCGACTCCTCCTATCTGCAACCATGAAGTACTCCATCATCGCCGCCATTGTTGTGCTCGCACTGGCACGAGGTAAcgttcttcatcttcatcttcatcatcccCATTGGGGGGGAACTTCTGTTTTCCATTCAGGGCAAAACATAAACGCATATCCGCTGCCACTGTAAAGGGCAAAGGAGCAAACCGGAAGTTAAAGGAAATCTTGGTAAAAAGCACTTTATTATGCTTTTCACTGTAGGTTTATTGTACACGATGCACAATGTATTATGTCGAAAACCATTTGTCAGTTTTTAGTCTTTGGTTTGCTTTCTTCAACCTTCAGATGAATGAAAGAACTCGGCAACATAAACGGACTTTTAATTTACAACTGAAACACATTTCTTTTGTAAAAACGTGTTGTCATAGGGATTTCTGAATAATACAACATTTGCTTGTGTATTATTCAGCCAAACAGTGGCCGCCGGTACACACAAACCCTCGCAGTCATCCACATTTTATCAGTCTGTAGTCTTTGGTTTACAATCTGACCTttgagcaaataaataaataaaactcggATGAACTCTGATGTAAAACTGAAATGCAACCCTTTGGTAACATGTGGTTGTAATAGAcaagagtttttttccccctttccttgGGGCCTTTCTTGATTTGTTGACCCTCCACAGGAAGCCTCTCAGCCGAGTCTCCTGAGGTCGAGCAGATGACTCAGTTCTTCGAGGACATGAAGAACAAGCTGATGGCCACAGCTCAGGAGCTGAGCGAGTCTATCCGTACCCAGGAGCTGGCAAACCAGGCTCAGTGAGTGTCACATCTTATCCTCCATTCCCCAACCGGGATATAAAGCCACAGGACGTATTCAAGAAACCTGGCGAATGAAATTTTCTCTATTCTGATATTTGCTGAATTACAGTAGTTACTGTAATTGCACTCAAAGCTAATACATGCATAGAAAAACCATCAACTTCGACCCCCCCGATATTATTTTGCACGGAATTATTTTGGCTTTTGCTGCTAAGTAGTGAAAGGACAGGCTGATAGTGGACAATTAAACTGGAATACACATTCCTTCTGGTATTGTACAAATTTGTATTTATTGAATAAAAGGCAGGAATTTAACCAGCTTTTCTGAGGATTAGCTGCACCTTCAGTCAGCCCAGCCCACTTTGACCAACAGGTGACTCTCCACAAAAAGCTGAGACAAATAGAGGGCATCCGATTTAACATTTGGTTAGCAAAACACGATTATTTGGCACTTACTTTACTCAAGGCACTGTGCTCTGTCACTTCTTCCCCACAAGGACCTTCCTGGAGGATGGGAGGGCCAAGCTGGAGCCCCTGGCTACCCAGATCCACAGCCAGCTGAAGCCCATTGCCACCAATGTCGAGGAACAGCTCAAACCCCTGGCCGCTAACGTGCAGGCCCAGCTCCAGCCGATGGTCGAAAACTTCCAGACCCAGATGGAAGAGATGTTCCGCAATCTGATGGAGCAGGCCAAGGCCATCGGCAACTAAGCCCACTTCACCCCATCTACACAAGGGAGCCAACGCTGCTAAGGTCCTCGTCCACCACCTCGACCCTCTCTCTCATCATTGTGTGAAAGAGATAAACACAGCCAATTCCTATTCCACAGTGGAGTGAGAGCTGAATTGCCAATTGCAGTGGCCTTGGCCATGGAGCTAGTCAAAGACAACAACATGTGTTCTGGTGCTTGGTGACATTGATGCTGTATGCAAAAGTAAACTTTGTCAGAAGGCCCAATTAAAATCTGGAACACGATACTGTGGCATTCATGTGTTTATTTACTGATCACTTTACCCCTCTAAAGGTCTGGGGGATGTTATGACAAGAAGACCCATTTTAGTCTGACTCATTTATAGTGTTCTCTGTTCAGAATACATATCCTTCCAATCAGTTTTTCTTTTCCTCATATGGGTTTGACAACTATGTCCAAGTGTGGCACAACCTGATCTGCAATCTGTAATTTTACAACCTACACTGCATTCCAATCTCAGCTTGCCAGTAGTGAGCTTTAAAAAATTACAATGGTGCCTTCATAGAAAACACACCAGTACCCCTTCAGAGAATACCTAAATCTTCAAGGCATAAGGATTTTGGTTAACAGGTAAACCTCAAGAGAATATCCATTAAACTTAAAAATCACTGAGAACACACTGAGTTGAAGGAGACCTGCTGAAGACCCGCTGTGCCTAAAAAAACTACTGATCATCGGTCAGAAGATGGCCACTCAGACCAGAGAATGAAAGAAATGTTCATCTTTCACAGTATACATCTGCATCTCTACTACATGCAAATACGTTCAAAATAACCACAAACaggtgaaaacaaacaaacatcctcTTGTAGGACAATAGGGTATCTATTAAAAAACAATGGAGAAAGTATGGAGTACCAGGCTACTGTTGCAACTGTGAGCCATGGTCAAACAAAGTCAATGACCTAGGTTTGTCAACTTTGTAATGAAGATTCAACCAGAACAAAGTAATTTATTAGTTTTATTCAAGCAAGCAGGGGTCAAGGGTCATGGGGAATTTCACAACACTGGGCTGTCCCTGTGAGTCTACCACAGCCCAAACAGTCAAACATTTAAAAGGGATAAAATGCCAGAAAGAAACATTTTCATCATTTTCAATGCTTATGGAATTCTCTTTTTAAAAACATACTCATCCATTTTTTATTTTgacttttttcatttttttgtgcatttttttttattaaacttGAACAAACAAGACCTAGCCTTCTGTTCTCTAGGTCTGGCTGGATATAGTTCTTTCTTTTTTATCATGTTATTTCACTtctttttactttgttttgtgtattttctctttttccatgtttaattttttttttccccctctgatcGGTGAAGCTTGGCTCAAGGTTCCCCTTTCCTGTAgataagaaaacaaaaaaacaattagTATTGTTTTGCCAACTGATTTAAATCTATTCATTGTCATTTCCTCAAATTGACACCACATCATTTGGTTTCACAATACAGGGTTTTGTGAAAATGTGAATACAAGGGACCGGTAGTGATGAGCCAGGAAATGAAACTGTGGTTTTACTACTGCTTTTCACACATCCCACATATATGTTATTAATTCATGGCCGTGTCTCGATGGTAACACTAGATTTATGAAATCTGTGAAACTCTCgtgaactttgtttttttttaggggttTCTTCATTCTGTGCATTGTTTGTCATTGTGTACACATGGTGCTCCTGTGTCAACAACATCTTTCTTATATTCTTCCATCTGTGTTGCGGAGGAGCTGATTTGCAGAGCTTTGGTACCTTGGGTTCAGACACTTGGGACACCAGTTGAGTTGGTCACAGTCTTCTGGGCAGCCTCCTTGGCCTGGTGGGCTTGCAGCACTGCCACCGCCTCATCCACCTACAATAATAACAACACCATTTAATAGTACCAAGACCAgaacacaggacaacaacacaaatacaTTCAACCCCCACTCCCAAAAGAAGAATAACCATCAAATATTTCCTTTCTCCATTAGCACCAGAATGACCAAGATGATCAttatgactgttttggattttcaaagcttaatacctttgtaaaaaaaataaagatacagaccttccgccccctgaattctccaaaaattgcatatatttgcattaaaacgagttttagaccaattgcacaaaaaaaagttatgataagatctacctaaaacaactatgaccggtcaaaatgaccgctcataatttgcacgtgatcgtgtgcgtcatgtcacaaTTTATAatgtgtgttggtcacatcatttccttcgcgaagttcattgctctgttctagaaaaaaaaactagcgtTCTGCAGTGCAGAGAaaaagtctaaacttgatttttgattattgccaacatgtctggttacagtcgccgttacagacgcaccatgactacccactgacgtgttgcagtatttacaggcgttggacagtggccatttcaaATTgtatgaaaaatagtattaaagttgttaaaatgttaattttggtgtcagttattttcttaacagacattatgtaatgcattaatatctcaattcggTATTTatattgacagaatatagagtttaaaaaccatggcggATGGtctttctagtagtttttaagttccagtcgttgtttgtGACAGTTTCAATATttcttttcagttctttttttttccatttcacgttttacaggccttgttacatttattagattagcaatatgtgttttccgttttgttcttcaggtaatattttcttattcaagttcgaccatgtctctctgaagtttaaattgtttaaagatagtattatagttgttaaaatgttcattttggtgtcagtcgtttcctaacagatatgctaacatatgcaatgcattaatatctcagttgggtatttctctggacagaatatagagtttaaaaaccggcggtcatgttgaccgcccaGTGTCgtcttaggtaggagtgaaatccttgTTGCTCTAGTGTTAAGGCAACAGACAAACATAGGACTTTCCCCCTTTCATTTTATTGTAAAGAACTTTGTAACTTTGTTAAGGATGCTATATATATTAAGTTGACCATTATTATCACTACTGTCatcatcataattattattaataatactcGTCAAAAATTCTATCAATTCTGTGCCTTTAAAGCGTTCCCTAACCAGGACCCAATGACTTCTAATGTGCGACACTTTCTGATTTCTGAAGCTGTGAAAGGAAACCGAGGACATTCACAGAACCTGTAGACTGACCTTTGAGCGGAGAGACTCAGGGGACTCCAACATGTGGAGCAGCTCAGAGTTGTCGATCTCCAGAAGCATGCCAGTGATCTTCCCTGCCAGGCTGGGATGCATGTTCTGAATCAAGGGGAACAGACGCTCACCTGGAGGAACAGCCAACACACAAACATTAGGGGCCCTATTTAAAAGATCTATAGCGCAGTCTAGAGTGCATGGTGAAAGTGCATTTAGGgcgtgtccaaatccacttttgctgGCTAAACGGCGCATAATCTGGGCACAAAGGTGCAGGGCGCAAAAGGGTTGTATttagtctcttaattaatcaCCGGTGTGTTTTGGGGCGCAACATGAATTAAACCAGAGAgtcatctcccattccctttaaaaaCCAGGTGTGCTTGCACCTTGGCGGATTCGGCAAGTTGGAGAAACGAACGGTTTTCTGCTGAGGGAATGGATCTGCTCTTGCGCAATGTGAAAAGCGCACTAGCAGATCATCTACGGGAGCAGCAGGAATCCACCCAAGTTTGGATTCCATTTTGACATTTATTTCTGAAATATCGTGATGTACACAATGATAACCTTTCACAATGTAATGTTTTTAGTTGTAATCTTTGCATGTTTGTGCACTGCTGCGCATCCCTGTAACAAGCAGAGTGTACGTGTGCGCCTATGTAGTCGCATCTTACTATCTGAATAATGCGTCCTTTAAATAGCAGGAAAATACTGCGGCACTGACtttagaccaggtttttgttggtcatggcgctgcctcaagatagcaacGCGCCTGACAACACCTCATTTCAAGACCAACATGCCCATGGGCGCACAGATGAGTGCAAGTATATTTGCTATTTTAACAATGTGGGCACTGGATGGGAAAATGACGACTGCGTCTGTCGGAAACTAGCAAAGATACTTGCACTGCGCTTTGCACCAGGTGTAAGATAGGGCCCCAGGAGTTAATCAAGGGAGCACAGTCCAACAAAAtcagggtttaaaaaaaaaaggaaaaaaaagatcaaCAACTGTGTGTGAGGCAAACACAAAAGTTGGGCAGTGTTAGAGAATTAACAGTCTCCAGGCCTTACCCAGCATCTGTTTCTGCTCctgtggtggagcagcagccagCATGGAGGCGGTCAGAGGCTCCTGGCCCTGCACATGGACAGCAGGCTGGAGGGGGAGAAGCAATAAAACACTGAAACTCAGAAAATAGCATGTATACATCCTTACCTAAGGCTTCATCTCTGGAAAAGGGTTGTAAAGTCTTTCCTTTTCTCAAAAATTTGCCGAAAATATTTGAATATATTAGAATGAGCACCAAATGGCACATCACCATATAAACAACTGCTAAATATGGTCAACAACGTGTACTGAGAAAGCCATCCCTTGCACACTACATTGCAACATTTCCTGCTATCAACAGCATCGCAGATGTAGACATAGCACAAGAACTTGCATTCATCATGCAGATTTCAGTGTAAACCCTGGGATATTCAAATAATAATGtttttacaaaagaaaaaaaattaagcacATGCCAATTACGGAGAAAGCAAAATTAGAATAATGAATCATATTCTGCTTTTCTGAACTTCTGGTTTGTATTTACCTCAGCATCCATCAAGTTGGACATAATGTTTTTTCTCTTCAGAGTAACTTACATGACAACGCCAAGTTAAAGGCTTTGTGATATGGGATATGAATATTTCTTAACAAGGGAGGATTAATAGGAATGAATAAGCTGTTTATATTTAAACAAAATTTGAATGTGTAAAAGCAAACATTTCAACCAACACATTTCCACAAAATAACTAGCATGCACCAAAAGTCTGCAATTATGACCTCAATTATAAGTTTGGTGGTATTTTAATTGTATAAAATTTAATTGCATTTTATCAAAAAAAAGTTATCAACTTATTGTGTTTATGTCTTTTAGAGATGCTTATTTAAGAATGACTAGCCTTTTTGTCAAAAAGTCGACAGACAACACTGCTGGTCTAGACTTGGTCCCATTACACATTATGGAATCGGGAAGCCCACAGTACAAGAGCAgctgagtgtgggtgtgtgtgtgtgcgtttacaGGGCTGCACTCTCACCTGCTGCATAGTGACTTGTGGCTGTGCTGTCATGTGCTGTTGAGGGTTGCGGACCCCTGCGGCATACTTGTACTGGGGGACCCCACGCACAGGAGCTGCTGCGGAAGCTGCTGCAGCGGTTGGCCGAGGGCCCATGGTCTGGGCTGAtaggaaaaaaaaaggcattgATTGGGGGAACACAAGAAgacaaataaatcaataaaagaaaaacttgcaCACCAAAATACACACAGGTTGATGTTTTCTGTTAAATTCCAAAATCATCTATATGAACACCAAGTCCTAAAAAATACCAACTTAAAACGCATTTTGGGTGAACGGTCACGCTTTGGGTCATctcggggattttttttttggaacttgGTTATGCTTTGGGAGGGTTAATTCATTTATTCTTAAGGTGTCAACTAACGAATTTTAAAtagaaaaaaatgttttcactGAACGGCATTTAGCAGATGAAACCCTCCACTGGCAGAGCCTGTGAAGCTCACCCAACATATTATACTAATCATATAGTGTAGACTGTTTTGGGGGTGACTGACCAACACGCTGGGTGGACATCATTCGGGGCACCTGGGAGGCAGGCCTCATGGTACTGAAAGTCTGAGGGCGTGGGGCCGAAGGGCGCATGGCACCTGGCATGCCCTGGAAGTCTAAACAAACGGACATGCTCCATCAAAATACTGAAACATTATTTTTCTGTTCATTTTATTTCTACTTTCCACAGACATGAGGGCATATATGCAAAATTAACAAACAACAACTTTAAATATGTAGGTTAGACTACTAACGTTGTGGCCTGACCCCTTGGGTGGCCCATCGTGGGCTGGGGCGGAGCTGGGCCATCTGTCCTGCGGTTGGGTAGTAAGCAGCACGATTCTGGGCCTGGGGTATGGCCGCCATGAAGTAGCCTGAGGGAGGGGCTGGCTGGTAGGGATTTATAACGGGGTTTGGTACGGCACGCACACTGGCCATCCGTTGCATGTACTGGTTTGTTAGGTGGGCCTGGCGCTCTTCCTTGCGCTGGGCCAGGGCCACGTACAATGGCTTGGTGGCCACGATGCGCCCGTTCATCTCCGTCACAGCTTTGGTTGCCTCCTCCGGGGACGAGAAACAGACAAAGCCAAAGCCTTTGCTGCGCCCGCCTTCCATCATGACCTAAGAGAAAGCAGGAAGTTAATGCTGATTTATCAGGGACCCTTTCACAGGGCAGGTAGGTGGACTTTCAGGCCCTGAAGGGATTTACCTTGGCGCTGGTTATGGTGCCAAACGGCGTGAACTCCTTACGCAGTCGTTCATCGTCAATTCCGTCATCCAAGTTTTTCACATACAAGTTGACaccctgaaaacacaatattgggACAAAAGTAATGCAGCAGTTTTCCAGAAAGAACCTATGAATCAATCACAGACAATCAAACCAACTAAACATCCAACAATGCATCTGCCTTCACCGTACAGCTACTGTATTTGTCTGTAGAGCATCTCTATCCCCAGTGTCCACGCTAAAGGGACATGAGGCCCATGAACTACAGTTACTGTTGCAGCCATTTTGGCCAATGCACCCTACTGAGGAGGGAGCAATGAATTTGACAAAGCTGCGTTCTTTTGATATTCTTTACCAAACAAAATTTACAAAAAGTCCCTGATGGGTATAAGAGATTAGCGTCAAAGGTCATTAATCAAAATGGACCTGGTAGCGAGTCATGCGGTCCTGCTTCATCTGCTCAAATTTGCGCTTGAGTTCGGTCTGTCGCTCCACCTTCTTCTGGGCACGACCCACGTAGATCAATTTGCCATTCAGTTCTTTCCCATTCATTTCATCCACTGCCTGGAACAAGCAGAAGGAAAACAACCCATGGTGGCTTCAGTGGGTCATTTCGAATAGTGACACTCATTTTTGTTATTGTAAAGGTTCTTACTACTGTTTTTTCCAAGTAAATACCCAGTGGATACACACCAATATTTCTTTGTTACACAGCTGACTTAGTTTAAGCTACAACCTAAGCCAAAATGTATCTTCATTAATACATGACAATGAATTACAAGTTTTATAATCTGCAAGTCTTGCACAGTCTTACAGCTGAGCAGAACATCACTGACCTTCTGAGCATCTTCATGCCTCTCAAAGCTGACAAACCCAAAGCCTCGTGACTTGCCGCTGTCGTCTGTCATGACGCGGATACTCATGGCATTGCCTAGGCAACAGGGAAATACCTTTTATTTAGCAATTAGTATTTCAACACATAGGGCATAAAACAGGATGTATGCATTCTGGTGTACGTATAAACATGTTTGACAAAATAAGAGTGTGGCCTTTATATGACGTTATTCCATACATTCTACTACACCTGTCATCCTGTACGATGTGCATATAAATACATGTTCAATGTCAGTGAAACATGATGGTAAACAAAACAGTAGCCGAGTGTTTTCAATTAtctaataaaaaatatttttgtgTTAGGTAGACATTTGTTGACCCAGCCCTTTACAAGTTAATTAAAAATTACATTTTGGCTAGTACAAGGTTCCTCCATAAAGAAACGAACCATATTTACTGAAGACTTCCCTCAGCTTCTCATCATCCATGTCCTCCCCAAAGTTCTTGATGTAGACATTTGTGAACTCCTTGGCTCTGGCTCCGAGCTCAGCCTCGCGTTCTTTGCGGGATTTGAAGCGGCCCACAAATCTACAGACATTTAGTAAAAATTTGATATTCTTAACTTTCAATTCAAGGAACAAACCAACATTTGCCCATGATCTCTGATAATCGTATTGTTGTGGAACGAGGTGGACAGCAGCTTCCTTTCTGCATCCACAATTTTACTATATCGTACACCTGTCCTTTAGCACACTGTCTGTATTTAATGACAGTAGAAGCTAGTTTAGAAAAATTTCTAAGTAGACACTGAAATCCactaaatacaatttcaacaagTGGGCTATATCCATCTTCTCATCACACAACAGTAGGATGATCAAACATCTTAATAGCTATTGCAGTACGGTGTCAAAACTGAACTTTCAAAATCTGGCACTGAGCTTGCATTCTTAAAGGTAATCTGTAAAGTTAATCTGCAAAATCAACCTGCATATGCCTTCTCAAACAATTCAAGTTAGTTAAATAAGGTTAGGTTAGTTCATATAAAAGCAATGAGCAAGGTTAAATTTTGTTGAACCAGGCACTTACACTTTTCGGTCATTGAGCAACATGCCGTTCATTTTCTCAATGGCTCGTTCAGCCGCCTCCTGAGTCTCAAAGTGTACAAAGCCGTAGCCTTTAGACCCATTCTCATCACAAACCACCTTGGAGAAAGGAGAAACATGCAGGGCACAAactcaacacacacatgcattaccAATGCAGCAAATGTTAACTGGTCAGTGGGTTTACACATTTGccaaaaaagtgttttttttcctttgccaTAAATTTTCACATTTTACATGAAAATATTCCCCCAGAATATTCCTTCATCAATAGTTCCATTGGGAAACAGGAAGAGTTCAAATTTTAGAGATGCTGGACACTACTAATATGAACCTGACTAATTATTCCCATCAATATCCAAGAGTGCCGTTCAAAACTGCTTCATCATCTGGTTGCCAAGTGGTATAAAGCAAGTCTGGAATATACGAATGTCTCGATGTGCATGACTCCTATATGTGGGTCCAATCTTTTAGCAGGTTGGCAAGCTCTGGAGGCCAGCTAGGCAGGAATTTGTATTCATTTTAAGAGTAATCATGTctgacatactgtacacacagcgTGCCAAGACAAAACTCAGCAGCACATGAGCCAACAAATGATCGATTCAAACAAAGCAGGCTAGGTGCCCATGTATAAACTGAAGGCCAT
It includes:
- the LOC130128190 gene encoding type-4 ice-structuring protein-like yields the protein MKYSIIAAIVVLALARGSLSAESPEVEQMTQFFEDMKNKLMATAQELSESIRTQELANQAQTFLEDGRAKLEPLATQIHSQLKPIATNVEEQLKPLAANVQAQLQPMVENFQTQMEEMFRNLMEQAKAIGN
- the LOC130128189 gene encoding polyadenylate-binding protein 1 codes for the protein MNPSAPSYPMASLYVGDLHQDVTEAMLYEKFSPAGAILSIRVCRDMITRRSLGYAYVNFQQPADAERALDTMNFDVIKGRPVRIMWSQRDPSLRKSGVGNIFIKNLDKSIDNKALYDTFSAFGNILSCKVVCDENGSKGYGFVHFETQEAAERAIEKMNGMLLNDRKVFVGRFKSRKEREAELGARAKEFTNVYIKNFGEDMDDEKLREVFSKYGNAMSIRVMTDDSGKSRGFGFVSFERHEDAQKAVDEMNGKELNGKLIYVGRAQKKVERQTELKRKFEQMKQDRMTRYQGVNLYVKNLDDGIDDERLRKEFTPFGTITSAKVMMEGGRSKGFGFVCFSSPEEATKAVTEMNGRIVATKPLYVALAQRKEERQAHLTNQYMQRMASVRAVPNPVINPYQPAPPSGYFMAAIPQAQNRAAYYPTAGQMAQLRPSPRWATQGVRPQHFQGMPGAMRPSAPRPQTFSTMRPASQVPRMMSTQRVAQTMGPRPTAAAASAAAPVRGVPQYKYAAGVRNPQQHMTAQPQVTMQQPAVHVQGQEPLTASMLAAAPPQEQKQMLGERLFPLIQNMHPSLAGKITGMLLEIDNSELLHMLESPESLRSKVDEAVAVLQAHQAKEAAQKTVTNSTGVPSV